A region of Allocoleopsis franciscana PCC 7113 DNA encodes the following proteins:
- a CDS encoding PAS domain-containing protein — MNPDFLPEEPIQPLADHVSLREQLLGEVEQLNLAIKEMHRKLETLQQEKSDLEILLEVTTEHSDDLLKRFHQQQVDLKILLEATTEHSDSLTLELKHQAQEERRQREEQFQLITEATPVGLAIAEIVTGQFLYANEQMGALFGLSAQALLNYRSSEFYANVSDRQLALSLLAKQGQFQGEVQFRRVDGTLFWGLLSLRPFRFQGVNTLLTALYDIDDRKRAQEALRLAEAKYRGIFEHAVEGIFQSTPDGQYIEVNPAMAAMFGYGSPQEMKQQIADISQQIYVDNCDRDTFKQRMAQQDEIKDFEYQAYRRDGSRFWVSEWARAVRDAQGRLLYYEGSCVDITKRKQEEAALKQQLQELKTEIDQTKRACEVAAITETDYFQKLLEEADSLRFNEEL; from the coding sequence ATGAATCCAGACTTTTTGCCTGAAGAGCCAATTCAACCTCTCGCCGATCATGTGAGCCTTAGAGAACAGTTGCTTGGCGAAGTTGAGCAATTGAATCTGGCAATCAAAGAGATGCACCGCAAGCTGGAGACGTTGCAGCAAGAAAAAAGCGATTTAGAAATCTTACTAGAAGTCACAACTGAACACAGCGACGATCTGCTGAAACGTTTTCATCAACAACAAGTCGATCTGAAAATTCTGTTAGAAGCCACAACTGAGCATTCCGATTCCCTTACCCTAGAGCTGAAACACCAGGCACAGGAAGAGCGACGGCAGCGAGAAGAACAGTTTCAACTCATTACAGAAGCTACCCCTGTAGGACTTGCGATCGCAGAAATTGTCACTGGTCAATTTTTATATGCCAACGAGCAAATGGGAGCATTATTTGGACTGTCTGCTCAAGCCTTGCTGAATTATCGCTCATCTGAGTTTTATGCAAATGTCAGCGATCGACAACTTGCACTATCTCTACTGGCGAAGCAGGGACAGTTTCAAGGTGAAGTCCAATTTCGCCGCGTGGATGGAACCCTATTTTGGGGGTTACTCTCGTTGCGTCCCTTTCGGTTTCAAGGCGTCAATACCCTGCTCACTGCCCTTTATGACATTGACGATCGCAAGCGAGCACAAGAAGCCTTGCGTCTGGCGGAAGCCAAGTATCGTGGCATTTTTGAACATGCGGTTGAGGGCATTTTCCAATCGACTCCTGATGGACAATACATTGAAGTCAACCCAGCAATGGCGGCAATGTTTGGTTATGGTTCTCCCCAAGAAATGAAGCAGCAGATCGCTGATATATCACAGCAGATTTATGTGGATAATTGCGATCGCGATACCTTCAAGCAACGCATGGCTCAACAGGATGAAATCAAAGATTTTGAATATCAGGCATATCGACGAGATGGCAGCCGGTTTTGGGTGTCAGAGTGGGCAAGAGCAGTGCGCGATGCTCAGGGGCGATTGCTTTACTACGAAGGAAGCTGTGTAGATATCACGAAACGTAAACAAGAAGAAGCTGCCCTCAAGCAACAGTTGCAGGAACTTAAAACAGAAATCGATCAAACAAAACGAGCGTGTGAAGTCGCTGCCATAACGGAAACAGACTACTTTCAAAAGTTATTGGAGGAGGCAGATAGTTTGCGGTTCAATGAAGAGCTTTAG
- a CDS encoding MinD/ParA family ATP-binding protein, translating to MAKIVSIHSFRGGTGKSNTTANLATTIAAAGHRVAVVDTDIQSPGIHVLFGMAEKPLNHTLNDYLWGNCAIAQTAHDVSPDAVKQRNGSLFLIPSSSQVGDITRVLKEGYDVRLLRNGLRDLVKEMNLDYVFVDTHPGLNEETLLSIAISNILLVLLRPDRQDFQGTAVTVDLARKLRVPKLLIVVNRVLQNSDAEEIRQQVEAKYNVPVAGVLPNCDEMMQLASSDLFCLQYSNHPLTQVIKQIANQVMN from the coding sequence ATGGCAAAAATTGTCTCAATTCATTCGTTCCGAGGTGGCACAGGAAAATCGAACACGACGGCTAACTTAGCAACCACAATCGCGGCGGCCGGTCATCGCGTTGCCGTAGTGGATACAGACATCCAATCGCCTGGAATTCATGTGCTATTTGGCATGGCGGAGAAACCGCTCAACCATACACTGAATGATTATCTATGGGGAAATTGTGCGATCGCTCAAACAGCTCATGATGTCAGTCCGGATGCCGTCAAACAAAGGAATGGTAGCCTGTTTCTGATTCCGTCCAGCAGTCAAGTCGGAGACATCACCCGTGTACTGAAAGAGGGCTACGATGTGCGCCTGCTGCGGAATGGATTGCGCGACTTAGTAAAGGAGATGAACCTAGACTACGTGTTTGTAGATACTCATCCCGGTTTGAATGAAGAAACGCTGCTCTCAATCGCCATTTCCAACATTTTATTGGTTCTCCTGCGTCCCGATCGCCAAGATTTTCAAGGAACGGCTGTCACCGTCGATTTAGCGCGTAAGCTTCGGGTTCCCAAACTGCTGATTGTCGTCAATCGAGTTCTGCAAAACTCAGATGCCGAGGAAATCCGGCAGCAAGTTGAAGCTAAATACAATGTTCCTGTGGCAGGTGTTCTGCCAAATTGCGACGAAATGATGCAGCTTGCCAGTAGCGATCTCTTCTGTTTGCAGTATTCCAATCATCCCTTGACTCAGGTGATCAAACAGATTGCCAATCAAGTGATGAATTGA
- a CDS encoding 4Fe-4S binding protein — protein sequence MLANTSERLMHRVRWVITLAWLLLIASLFYDPISPSLTYPNRGSLLQIHPEVCVAVQGKCLEVQPYALGAPIFWGAIVPVAIAILLVFGHELWRRICPLSFLSQIPRALGWQRQQRRTDPKTGKVRYELAKVLKQSWLARYHGYLQFGLLYLGLCSRILFINANRLALGTFLLLTILAAVVVGYLYGGKSWCQYFCPMAPVQSIYAEPRGLLNSTAHESDRQIITQSMCRIVTQDGKEQSACVACQSPCIDIDAERAYWQSINTPEQQQLYYGYVGLVIGYFVYYYLYAGNWNYYFSGVWAHENNQLATLLSPGLYLFKRAIGIPKLLAVPLTLGAFTIAGYKLGQKLEKHYKAYLRRRQQFLSQEQVRHRMFTLCTFAIFNFFFIFGGRPLILLLPVPIQYLYTVGLTLLSTLWLARTWGRSSSRYLHESLAHRLRKQLSNLQLDVSRFLEGRSLDDLTAEEVYVLAKVLPDFTKEKRLQAYKQVLQESIEQGYINVNSLEVLQRLRYELAISDDEHHQILSNLGIENPQLLDPNKQRSHEDWLRLESYREMVESTLNLWHRRPAKGLGADLLDVVGGSREIESVQDLAIEDTSEDEEALRSLKREYAITSEEEEQILKSLDN from the coding sequence ATGTTGGCAAACACCTCAGAAAGGCTAATGCACCGAGTCAGATGGGTAATAACGCTGGCTTGGTTACTGCTGATTGCCTCGCTGTTCTATGACCCCATTTCTCCGTCGCTCACCTATCCTAATCGGGGGAGTCTGCTACAGATTCATCCAGAGGTTTGCGTGGCGGTGCAGGGTAAGTGTTTAGAGGTACAGCCTTACGCCTTGGGGGCACCGATATTTTGGGGAGCGATCGTTCCCGTGGCGATCGCAATTCTGCTTGTGTTTGGGCATGAACTCTGGCGACGGATTTGCCCGTTGTCATTTTTATCTCAAATTCCTCGTGCCTTGGGATGGCAGCGACAGCAGCGGCGCACCGATCCGAAGACGGGCAAAGTCCGCTATGAATTAGCCAAAGTTCTGAAGCAGTCTTGGCTAGCTCGCTATCATGGGTACTTGCAATTTGGGTTATTGTACTTGGGGTTGTGCAGCCGCATTCTGTTTATCAATGCCAACCGTCTGGCATTAGGTACGTTTTTGCTCCTGACGATTTTAGCGGCGGTGGTTGTGGGCTATCTTTACGGGGGTAAATCCTGGTGCCAATATTTCTGCCCGATGGCTCCTGTTCAGAGCATCTATGCGGAACCACGGGGGTTACTCAACAGTACAGCTCACGAGAGCGATCGCCAAATTATCACTCAATCTATGTGTCGCATCGTCACTCAAGACGGAAAAGAGCAGAGTGCCTGTGTCGCCTGTCAGAGTCCCTGTATCGATATTGATGCTGAACGCGCCTACTGGCAAAGCATCAATACCCCTGAGCAACAACAGCTCTACTACGGCTATGTGGGACTCGTCATTGGCTACTTTGTCTACTACTACCTGTATGCAGGCAACTGGAATTACTACTTCTCTGGTGTTTGGGCACACGAGAACAATCAACTAGCAACGTTACTCAGTCCCGGATTGTACCTGTTCAAGCGTGCGATCGGGATTCCTAAGCTGCTAGCCGTGCCTCTCACATTGGGTGCGTTTACGATCGCAGGCTACAAGCTAGGACAGAAGTTAGAGAAGCACTACAAAGCGTATCTACGGCGTCGGCAGCAATTTCTCAGTCAGGAACAGGTGCGGCATCGGATGTTTACCCTCTGTACCTTTGCAATCTTCAATTTCTTTTTCATCTTTGGCGGGCGTCCCTTGATTCTCTTACTGCCTGTTCCCATCCAGTATCTTTATACAGTGGGTCTTACCCTCCTGAGTACCCTATGGCTTGCTCGCACCTGGGGACGAAGTTCCAGCCGATATTTACACGAAAGCCTTGCCCACCGCTTGCGAAAACAATTGAGCAACCTGCAACTGGACGTATCCCGCTTTTTAGAGGGGCGATCGCTAGACGACCTCACCGCAGAGGAGGTGTATGTGCTAGCAAAGGTTCTGCCTGATTTCACAAAAGAGAAGCGCCTACAAGCCTACAAACAAGTTTTGCAAGAGTCAATTGAGCAAGGATACATCAATGTCAACAGTCTAGAAGTCCTCCAGCGTCTGCGTTATGAACTTGCCATCAGCGACGACGAACACCACCAAATTTTGAGCAATTTGGGCATTGAAAATCCACAATTGCTTGACCCAAATAAACAGCGCAGCCACGAAGACTGGTTACGACTCGAAAGCTACCGCGAGATGGTGGAATCGACGCTAAACCTGTGGCATCGCCGTCCAGCTAAGGGGCTAGGAGCGGATTTGCTAGATGTGGTGGGGGGTAGCCGAGAGATCGAGTCGGTTCAGGATTTAGCGATTGAGGATACCTCTGAGGATGAAGAAGCGCTGCGATCGCTCAAACGGGAGTATGCGATTACTTCCGAGGAGGAAGAGCAGATTTTGAAGTCTCTGGACAATTAG
- a CDS encoding DUF1816 domain-containing protein: MLNAQPSKEHLQAGSSVPNLKLLQAIINKFLENTEEFFTSYLEKTGKAWWVEIVTKKPDCTYYFGPFASHREAQVSQLGYIEDLERERPQLIAIEIKQCQPKELTIFDDEGREKIDRKMSRSISA, from the coding sequence ATGCTCAACGCCCAACCATCAAAAGAACACTTGCAAGCAGGCTCTTCAGTACCAAATTTAAAGCTGTTGCAAGCCATTATTAACAAATTTTTAGAAAATACCGAAGAGTTTTTTACGTCTTACTTGGAGAAGACGGGAAAGGCTTGGTGGGTTGAAATTGTCACCAAAAAGCCCGACTGCACTTACTACTTCGGACCGTTTGCTTCTCACAGGGAGGCCCAAGTTTCTCAACTCGGTTACATTGAAGACTTAGAACGGGAAAGACCCCAATTAATTGCGATCGAAATTAAGCAATGTCAGCCAAAAGAGCTAACGATTTTTGACGATGAGGGGAGAGAGAAAATTGACAGGAAAATGTCACGAAGCATTAGCGCTTAG
- a CDS encoding DUF4058 family protein: MMLQDHFRPPLSTRRHWHAFHNAWATYIASDLNAKLPEGYFAEPNVQFGIEIDVAAFEESQQDFAHETGVIQLPTESQSRWIPPEATQTVPFLPTTESVEVSIFDTETGPILKGAIELVSPANKDRAAHRAAFVSKCETYLRQGIGLIVVDVVTTRQANLHSELLARLTEGKASSVKLNLYAVAYRAIDRNGKPSLDIWQEELAIGSILPILPLWLRGEICLPVDLAATYERTCREQRITVSTA; the protein is encoded by the coding sequence ATGATGCTACAGGATCATTTTCGTCCCCCCTTGAGTACGCGTCGTCACTGGCACGCATTTCATAATGCTTGGGCAACCTACATTGCATCTGATTTGAACGCTAAATTGCCAGAGGGTTACTTTGCTGAACCCAATGTGCAGTTTGGAATTGAAATTGATGTTGCTGCATTTGAGGAATCTCAGCAGGATTTTGCCCACGAAACGGGAGTCATTCAGCTACCGACAGAGTCTCAGAGTCGATGGATACCTCCAGAAGCAACGCAAACTGTGCCATTTCTACCAACCACTGAGAGTGTAGAAGTAAGCATTTTTGATACCGAAACAGGCCCTATTTTGAAAGGTGCAATTGAATTAGTCAGCCCTGCCAACAAGGATCGCGCTGCTCATCGTGCAGCATTTGTTTCCAAGTGTGAAACTTATTTGCGGCAGGGAATTGGTTTAATTGTGGTTGATGTTGTTACCACAAGACAGGCAAATTTGCATAGTGAATTGTTAGCGCGTCTTACTGAGGGCAAAGCCTCTTCAGTCAAACTGAATCTGTATGCAGTAGCTTATCGAGCGATCGATCGCAATGGAAAGCCAAGCTTGGATATCTGGCAGGAAGAATTAGCGATAGGAAGTATATTGCCAATTTTACCTCTGTGGTTGCGCGGTGAGATTTGCTTGCCAGTTGACTTAGCGGCAACCTATGAGCGCACCTGTCGAGAACAGAGGATTACGGTGAGCACTGCTTAA
- a CDS encoding Uma2 family endonuclease, whose product MTQALPKPITFEDFLEWKPETGRYELHDGVIIEMQPTGEHEEITGFLVTKLAIQFERLNLPYFIPKQALVKPPNKQSGYLPDVLILNRANLAVEPLWKKSSTVTQGASIPLVIEVVSTNWRDDYLLKVADYEEMGIPEYWIVDYLGLGGRRFIGSPKQPTISIYSLVEGEYQVSQFRGNDCIESPAFPELNLTAKQVFRVGALPEQQEQQNES is encoded by the coding sequence ATGACTCAAGCCTTACCCAAACCCATCACCTTTGAAGACTTTCTAGAGTGGAAACCAGAAACGGGACGCTATGAACTACATGATGGGGTGATTATTGAAATGCAGCCAACCGGGGAACATGAAGAGATTACAGGGTTTTTGGTAACAAAACTGGCTATACAGTTTGAACGGTTAAATCTTCCCTACTTCATTCCCAAGCAAGCATTAGTTAAACCACCTAATAAGCAATCCGGTTATCTACCCGACGTGCTAATACTAAATCGGGCTAATCTAGCGGTGGAACCCTTATGGAAAAAATCTTCAACGGTTACTCAAGGTGCATCAATCCCCTTAGTCATTGAAGTCGTCAGTACCAATTGGCGGGATGATTACCTGCTCAAAGTTGCAGATTATGAAGAAATGGGTATTCCAGAATACTGGATTGTTGATTATTTGGGATTAGGTGGTAGGCGATTTATTGGCAGCCCCAAGCAACCTACTATCTCAATTTACTCATTGGTTGAGGGTGAGTATCAGGTGAGTCAGTTTAGAGGTAATGATTGCATCGAGTCGCCAGCATTTCCAGAGTTAAATTTGACGGCTAAACAGGTTTTTAGAGTTGGGGCGCTTCCCGAACAGCAAGAGCAACAAAATGAAAGCTGA
- a CDS encoding type II toxin-antitoxin system death-on-curing family toxin, translated as MKEPCWVPESAVIAIQEKLIAEQGGVSGIRDAELLSMSLTRPKHLFAYSDSVTLFDLAAVYVYGLAKNYAFIDGNKRIALVVMDVFLRLNGYELVASEEEAVIKINNLVEGIEEQDSIAAWVAANFQELGLE; from the coding sequence ATGAAAGAACCATGTTGGGTGCCAGAATCAGCCGTAATAGCCATTCAGGAAAAGTTAATTGCAGAGCAGGGAGGAGTTTCTGGTATCAGAGATGCAGAACTCCTTTCAATGAGTTTAACTAGACCTAAGCATCTATTTGCCTACAGTGATAGTGTCACGTTGTTTGATTTGGCAGCCGTGTATGTTTATGGTTTAGCAAAAAATTATGCGTTCATTGATGGCAATAAGCGAATTGCTTTGGTTGTCATGGACGTTTTTTTACGTCTAAATGGATACGAATTAGTGGCTTCAGAAGAAGAAGCCGTTATTAAGATTAATAATTTAGTAGAAGGAATAGAGGAGCAGGATTCTATAGCGGCTTGGGTTGCAGCAAATTTTCAAGAATTGGGTTTGGAGTAA
- a CDS encoding AbrB/MazE/SpoVT family DNA-binding domain-containing protein — MYYTLKVKQIGNSLGAVFPEELLQKFNIQEGDKIYLTQSPDGVRITTYDPEFEEAMQAFEKTRENYRNALRELAK, encoded by the coding sequence ATGTACTACACCTTAAAGGTTAAGCAAATTGGCAACTCATTAGGAGCCGTATTTCCCGAAGAGTTGCTGCAAAAGTTCAATATTCAAGAAGGGGACAAAATTTATCTGACACAATCTCCTGATGGAGTTCGGATTACGACTTACGATCCAGAGTTTGAGGAAGCCATGCAGGCGTTTGAGAAAACCCGCGAAAATTACCGTAATGCTTTGCGAGAGTTAGCGAAATGA